In Sphingomonas sp. R1, a single genomic region encodes these proteins:
- the ilvC gene encoding ketol-acid reductoisomerase: MRVYYDRDADLNLITDKKIAILGYGSQGHAHAQNLRDSGVKDVAIALRPGSASAAKAEAAGFKVLPNKEAAAWADILMILAPDEHQAAIYENDLKGNLKPGAALAFAHGLNIHFGLIEAPADIDVIMIAPKGPGHTVRSEYVRGGGVPCLIAIHQDASGNAHDVALAYASGVGGGRSGIIETNFREECETDLFGEQAVLCGGATALVQAGFETLVEAGYAPEMAYFECLHELKLIVDLMYEGGIANMRYSISNTAEYGDIKTGPRIITEETKKEMKRVLADIQSGRFVKDFVLDNRAGQPELKASRIAAKRHQIEQVGSELRAMMPWIGANKLVDQSKN; this comes from the coding sequence ATGCGTGTCTATTACGATCGCGACGCCGATCTGAACCTGATCACCGACAAGAAGATCGCCATCCTAGGCTATGGCAGCCAGGGCCATGCGCATGCGCAGAACCTGCGCGATTCGGGCGTCAAGGACGTGGCGATCGCGCTCCGCCCGGGCTCGGCTTCGGCCGCCAAGGCAGAAGCCGCCGGCTTCAAGGTACTGCCGAACAAGGAAGCCGCCGCCTGGGCCGACATCCTGATGATCCTGGCGCCCGACGAGCATCAGGCCGCGATCTACGAGAACGACCTCAAGGGCAATCTGAAGCCGGGCGCGGCGCTCGCCTTTGCCCACGGCCTCAACATCCATTTCGGCCTGATCGAAGCGCCGGCGGACATCGACGTGATCATGATCGCGCCGAAGGGCCCGGGCCATACCGTGCGCAGCGAATATGTCCGCGGCGGCGGCGTCCCCTGCCTCATCGCGATCCACCAGGACGCCTCGGGCAACGCGCATGACGTCGCGCTGGCCTATGCGTCGGGCGTCGGCGGCGGCCGCTCGGGCATCATCGAGACCAACTTCCGCGAAGAGTGCGAAACCGATCTGTTCGGCGAGCAGGCCGTGCTGTGCGGCGGCGCGACCGCGCTGGTCCAGGCCGGCTTCGAGACGCTGGTCGAGGCGGGCTATGCCCCCGAAATGGCCTATTTCGAGTGCCTCCACGAGCTCAAGCTCATCGTCGACCTGATGTATGAGGGCGGCATCGCCAACATGCGCTATTCGATCTCGAACACCGCCGAATATGGCGACATCAAGACCGGCCCGCGCATCATCACCGAAGAGACCAAGAAGGAAATGAAGCGCGTGCTCGCCGACATCCAGTCGGGCCGCTTCGTGAAGGACTTCGTGCTCGACAACCGCGCCGGCCAGCCCGAGCTCAAGGCCAGCCGCATCGCCGCCAAGCGCCACCAGATCGAGCAGGTCGGCAGCGAACTGCGCGCGATGATGCCGTGGATCGGCGCGAACAAGCTCGTCGATCAGTCGAAGAACTGA